A portion of the Algisphaera agarilytica genome contains these proteins:
- a CDS encoding adenylate kinase family protein, with the protein MHKYIIMGPQGSGKGTQAKLLKKKLNLSHFSVGDIFRWHVQSHTKLAARIKRLIDAGQLVPDEIVEEIIRRRLSEHDWNYGFILDGFPRNVEQAQFFLESYDVDAVIYIDVPKRVTIERALARRICSNCKLDYNLIFHRPEVEDTCDVCGGRLVARADDNEEALNKRLGDFTSKTLPTLELFDKKELVLRIDGTQDRDTVFAEICEKLELEQPTSLES; encoded by the coding sequence GTGCACAAGTACATCATCATGGGCCCCCAGGGCTCGGGCAAAGGCACCCAAGCCAAGCTGCTCAAGAAAAAGCTCAACCTCTCGCACTTCAGCGTCGGCGACATCTTCCGTTGGCACGTGCAGAGCCACACCAAGCTCGCCGCGCGGATCAAACGGCTGATCGACGCGGGCCAACTCGTCCCCGATGAGATCGTCGAAGAGATCATCCGACGCCGGCTGTCCGAGCACGACTGGAACTACGGCTTCATCCTCGACGGCTTCCCCCGCAACGTCGAACAGGCCCAGTTCTTCCTCGAGAGCTACGACGTCGACGCGGTGATCTACATCGACGTGCCCAAACGCGTCACCATCGAACGCGCCCTCGCCCGCCGGATCTGCTCGAACTGCAAGCTGGACTACAACCTCATCTTCCACCGCCCCGAAGTCGAAGACACCTGCGACGTCTGCGGCGGCCGACTCGTCGCCCGGGCGGACGACAACGAAGAAGCCCTGAACAAACGCTTGGGCGACTTCACCAGCAAAACCCTCCCGACGCTCGAATTGTTCGACAAAAAAGAGCTGGTTTTGCGCATCGACGGCACCCAAGACCGCGACACGGTGTTCGCTGAGATCTGCGAGAAACTCGAGCTTGAGCAGCCTACCTCACTTGAGTCTTAA
- a CDS encoding M16 family metallopeptidase translates to MPEIVQTVLPNGLTVVAEPIPGASSLAMTLLTPAGLASQPVDQQGVAPLLSEMICRGAGGKTARQHSDALDTLGVQRSTDAQTRFFRIGATMIGSKMKEALPLLFDMARTPTLAEEALAPSVDLSIQAIDSLADEPQRRAMLELRSQHYPDPVGRPPVGVREHLENMTVDTVRKFWFEHFVARGSILGFAGSFDTDELLATVNDLLGDWGGEAHPAHGQGAGTGGVHHVHTDSTQVHIALAYPTIPDTHEDRVLQQAATAVLSGGMSGRLFTEVREKRGLVYSVYATYAGQKDRGDVLAYAGTTVPRAQETLDVLSGELRRLSEGVNQSEFERAIVGMKSSLVMQGESTTARGASIASDVYVFGQPRSLEYAASEVDAVTLDQLNAYLKANPPGDMTIVTLGPEPLKA, encoded by the coding sequence ATGCCCGAGATTGTTCAAACCGTGTTGCCCAACGGCCTGACCGTCGTGGCCGAGCCGATCCCCGGCGCTTCCTCGCTGGCGATGACGTTGCTGACCCCCGCCGGATTGGCCAGCCAGCCCGTCGATCAGCAGGGCGTCGCGCCGCTGCTCAGCGAGATGATCTGCCGCGGCGCGGGAGGCAAAACCGCCCGCCAGCACAGCGACGCGCTCGACACCCTCGGCGTGCAACGCTCGACCGACGCCCAGACCCGCTTCTTCCGCATCGGCGCGACCATGATCGGCTCGAAGATGAAAGAGGCCCTGCCCCTGCTCTTCGACATGGCCCGCACGCCCACGCTGGCCGAGGAAGCCCTGGCCCCGAGCGTGGACCTCTCGATCCAGGCGATCGACAGCCTGGCGGACGAGCCACAACGCCGGGCGATGCTTGAGCTGCGGTCGCAACATTACCCCGATCCGGTCGGCCGGCCACCGGTGGGCGTGCGCGAACACCTCGAAAACATGACCGTCGACACCGTGCGCAAGTTCTGGTTCGAGCATTTCGTCGCACGCGGCTCCATCCTCGGGTTTGCCGGCAGCTTCGACACCGATGAACTGCTCGCCACGGTCAACGACTTGCTCGGCGACTGGGGCGGCGAGGCCCACCCCGCTCACGGACAAGGCGCTGGCACTGGCGGCGTCCACCACGTCCACACCGATTCGACCCAGGTGCACATCGCTCTGGCTTACCCCACCATCCCCGACACCCACGAAGACCGCGTCTTGCAGCAGGCGGCTACGGCGGTGCTCTCCGGCGGCATGTCGGGCCGACTCTTCACCGAGGTGCGCGAGAAGCGCGGCCTGGTGTATTCGGTCTACGCGACCTACGCCGGCCAGAAGGACCGTGGCGATGTGCTCGCTTACGCCGGCACGACCGTGCCCCGAGCGCAGGAGACGTTGGATGTGCTCAGCGGCGAGTTGCGGCGGTTGTCGGAGGGTGTAAACCAAAGCGAGTTCGAACGCGCGATCGTCGGTATGAAGTCCAGCCTCGTGATGCAGGGCGAGTCCACTACCGCCCGCGGCGCATCGATCGCCTCGGACGTCTACGTGTTCGGCCAGCCACGTTCGCTGGAGTACGCCGCCTCGGAAGTCGACGCGGTGACGCTCGACCAGCTCAACGCCTACCTCAAGGCTAATCCGCCCGGCGACATGACCATCGTCACCCTTGGCCCCGAGCCGTTGAAAGCCTGA
- a CDS encoding phosphopantothenoylcysteine decarboxylase domain-containing protein, whose amino-acid sequence MKVLITAGPTREPIDEVRFISNRSSGRMGFALADAAAKAGHDVTLLLGPVLAPTTLGDRVNVLRFQTTAELQALLEEHFPACDQLIMAAAVADYRVANFTEGKTERKKHLKIELEGTPDLVAGIAKTKSDDQQVIAFALEEPHELEARAVAKMKRKGVDAIVANPLVTMEGDSVNAILLHADGQREQPDGGSAMTKEAFAGWLIDRLSAR is encoded by the coding sequence ATGAAAGTTCTCATCACCGCCGGCCCGACGCGTGAACCGATCGACGAGGTCCGCTTCATCAGCAACCGCTCCAGCGGTCGTATGGGCTTTGCTCTCGCCGACGCCGCGGCGAAGGCCGGGCACGACGTGACGCTGCTGCTCGGGCCTGTGCTCGCGCCGACGACACTGGGCGACCGGGTTAACGTGTTGCGTTTCCAAACCACCGCGGAACTGCAGGCGCTGCTCGAAGAACACTTCCCAGCGTGTGATCAGCTCATCATGGCCGCGGCCGTGGCCGACTACCGCGTGGCGAACTTCACCGAAGGCAAGACCGAGCGGAAGAAGCACCTCAAGATCGAACTCGAGGGCACCCCCGACCTCGTCGCGGGCATCGCCAAGACGAAGAGCGACGATCAGCAGGTCATCGCGTTTGCGTTAGAGGAACCCCACGAACTCGAAGCCCGCGCCGTCGCGAAGATGAAGCGCAAGGGCGTGGACGCGATCGTCGCCAATCCATTGGTGACGATGGAGGGCGACTCGGTTAACGCGATTCTGTTGCACGCCGATGGGCAACGCGAACAGCCCGACGGCGGAAGTGCGATGACCAAGGAAGCCTTCGCCGGTTGGCTGATCGATCGGCTCAGCGCTCGATGA
- the der gene encoding ribosome biogenesis GTPase Der, giving the protein MPALPKIVIVGRPNVGKSSLLNLLAGRRVSIVDPTAGVTRDRISTTIALPPPREEPNGEFLKAELIDTGGMGIEDSMQLTAEVEQQIANGLAEADIVLFVVDAQTGVVPLDNTVAKALRTSGAQSKPVLLVANKVDAENLEAAAYETAALGFGEPIFVSAKTKYHVHRFTDRLREALEGVVPAEGQDVDTDPGIKLALVGKRNAGKSTLINALAGSERVIVSEKAGTTRDSVDVRMELDTGEGKKIFTCIDTAGVRKTKSLDGDIEFYSQHRSLRSVRRADVCLLLIDAAVPVSQVDHQLVGEINKHHRPTVIVVNKWDLAQENYTQEEYVEYLDDSLKGLPFAPIIFISAAQEEGMQEVVAMALNLHEQASHRMTTSEINQFIEQIMTERGPAASKGGKQAKIYYATQLETNPPTIALFVNIPDLFDHNYQTFLMNRMRDELPFSEVPIRLLIRGKPKMHAEDRIASREYDKER; this is encoded by the coding sequence ATGCCTGCCCTCCCCAAAATCGTCATCGTCGGCCGCCCCAACGTGGGCAAGTCCAGCCTGCTCAACCTGCTGGCGGGACGCCGCGTGTCGATCGTCGACCCCACCGCCGGGGTCACCCGCGACCGAATCTCCACCACCATCGCCCTGCCCCCGCCGCGTGAAGAGCCCAACGGCGAATTCCTCAAGGCCGAGCTCATCGACACCGGCGGCATGGGCATCGAAGACTCCATGCAGCTCACCGCCGAGGTCGAGCAGCAGATCGCCAACGGCCTGGCCGAGGCGGATATCGTCCTATTCGTCGTCGACGCCCAGACCGGAGTCGTCCCGCTCGACAACACCGTCGCCAAGGCTCTGCGCACCAGCGGCGCACAGTCCAAGCCCGTCCTGCTCGTGGCCAACAAGGTCGACGCGGAGAACCTCGAAGCCGCCGCCTACGAAACCGCGGCGCTCGGCTTCGGCGAACCCATCTTCGTCTCGGCCAAGACCAAGTACCACGTCCACCGCTTCACCGACCGCCTCCGCGAAGCACTCGAAGGCGTGGTCCCCGCCGAAGGCCAAGACGTTGACACCGACCCGGGCATCAAGCTCGCGCTGGTCGGCAAGCGCAACGCAGGCAAGTCCACGCTGATCAACGCGCTCGCGGGCAGCGAACGCGTCATCGTCTCCGAGAAGGCGGGCACCACCCGCGACAGCGTCGACGTCCGTATGGAACTCGACACCGGCGAAGGTAAAAAGATCTTCACCTGCATCGACACCGCCGGCGTCCGTAAGACCAAGTCCCTCGACGGCGACATCGAGTTCTACTCCCAGCACCGCTCGCTCCGCAGTGTGCGTCGGGCCGATGTCTGTCTGCTATTGATCGACGCCGCCGTGCCCGTCAGCCAGGTCGACCACCAGCTCGTGGGCGAGATCAACAAGCACCACCGCCCCACCGTCATCGTCGTGAACAAGTGGGACCTCGCCCAGGAAAACTACACCCAGGAAGAGTACGTCGAGTATCTCGACGACTCGCTCAAGGGCTTGCCGTTCGCCCCGATCATCTTCATCAGTGCCGCGCAAGAAGAGGGCATGCAGGAAGTCGTCGCGATGGCGCTCAACCTGCACGAGCAGGCCAGCCACCGGATGACCACCTCGGAGATCAACCAGTTCATCGAGCAGATCATGACCGAGCGTGGCCCCGCCGCGAGCAAGGGCGGCAAGCAGGCGAAGATCTACTACGCCACGCAGCTCGAAACGAATCCGCCGACGATCGCGCTGTTCGTGAACATCCCCGACTTGTTTGATCACAACTACCAGACGTTCTTGATGAACCGGATGCGGGACGAGCTGCCGTTCTCGGAAGTGCCGATCCGGCTGCTGATCCGCGGCAAGCCGAAGATGCACGCCGAGGACCGTATCGCATCGCGGGAATACGACAAGGAGAGGTAG
- the tsaB gene encoding tRNA (adenosine(37)-N6)-threonylcarbamoyltransferase complex dimerization subunit type 1 TsaB: MAQPQHNLAIETSSRRGFLALGRGDEILEVLELPAKRRHNLDLVPTIDTLCRNHQLKPADLGEVYVSLGPGSFTGLRIAIATAKMLSLSLGVKIVGVSTLDLLCAQHPGSIVGLNVKRDTAWSAAPSAGLEPALRSLDEIRATDLPLIADTLEDAAPAEPDVRVLHRLGRAAAANNEYDDALTLAPAYIREPEAVTLWDERHGPE; encoded by the coding sequence GTGGCCCAACCGCAGCACAACCTCGCGATCGAAACGTCGTCCCGGCGTGGCTTTCTCGCGCTCGGGCGCGGCGACGAGATCCTCGAAGTGCTCGAACTGCCCGCCAAGCGTCGGCACAACCTCGACCTCGTGCCGACGATCGACACGTTGTGCCGCAACCACCAACTCAAACCCGCCGACCTCGGCGAGGTCTACGTCTCGCTCGGGCCCGGCTCGTTCACCGGGCTGCGCATCGCCATCGCCACCGCGAAGATGCTGTCGCTGTCCCTGGGCGTGAAGATTGTGGGAGTGTCTACGCTCGACCTGCTCTGCGCCCAGCACCCGGGCTCCATCGTCGGGCTCAACGTCAAACGTGACACCGCCTGGTCGGCCGCCCCCTCGGCGGGCCTCGAACCTGCCCTGCGCAGCCTCGACGAGATCCGGGCGACCGACCTGCCGCTGATCGCCGACACGCTGGAGGACGCGGCCCCCGCCGAGCCGGACGTGCGGGTGCTGCATCGGCTGGGCCGTGCCGCCGCGGCAAACAACGAGTACGATGATGCGTTGACCCTCGCCCCGGCCTACATCCGCGAGCCCGAAGCCGTCACCCTCTGGGACGAACGCCACGGCCCGGAGTGA
- the trpD gene encoding anthranilate phosphoribosyltransferase, whose amino-acid sequence MKQLLSQLVDGQPLSAEQAIEGFELIMSGQAEPAQTGAMLALIAQRGPTVDEVVGAATVMRQKAVPVNVPEGLTIIDTCGAGGTGSTFFNISTTAALVAAGAGRPLGLGVAKHGNRSVTSRSGSSNVLENLGVNLQADPDVLTKCLDEAGMCFCFAPAHHPAMKYAGPVRAALGFRTVFNLIGPLTNPAGAKRQLIGVPSPEVADLMSQALLRLDAEHCLLVHSVLPDGHSLGELTTFGPAQAVQVHHDMTKSYPIDPAALGMPFALPDSVTIQTPADSAVIVKQVLDNEAGPARDITVLNAAAALQVGGVADSLEEGLELAAAAIADGRAKNVLDTLIQLTNA is encoded by the coding sequence ATGAAGCAGCTCCTCTCGCAACTCGTCGATGGCCAACCGCTCAGTGCGGAACAGGCGATCGAAGGTTTTGAACTCATCATGTCCGGCCAGGCCGAGCCGGCGCAGACCGGGGCGATGCTCGCGCTGATCGCACAGCGTGGGCCGACTGTCGATGAAGTCGTTGGGGCGGCCACCGTGATGCGGCAGAAGGCTGTGCCCGTGAACGTGCCCGAGGGGCTGACGATCATCGACACCTGCGGGGCGGGCGGCACGGGGTCGACGTTCTTCAACATCTCCACGACCGCCGCTCTCGTCGCCGCGGGCGCGGGCCGGCCGTTGGGTCTGGGCGTGGCGAAGCACGGCAACCGCTCGGTCACCTCACGATCCGGATCGTCCAACGTGCTGGAGAACCTGGGCGTCAACCTCCAGGCCGATCCCGACGTCCTGACGAAATGCCTCGACGAAGCGGGCATGTGCTTCTGCTTTGCCCCCGCGCACCACCCCGCGATGAAATACGCCGGGCCCGTGCGTGCTGCGCTGGGCTTCCGCACGGTGTTCAACCTCATCGGCCCGCTGACCAACCCCGCCGGCGCCAAACGCCAACTCATCGGCGTGCCCTCGCCCGAGGTGGCGGACCTGATGTCGCAGGCGCTGCTCCGTCTCGATGCCGAGCACTGCCTGTTGGTCCATAGCGTCCTGCCCGACGGCCACAGCCTCGGCGAACTCACCACCTTCGGCCCCGCCCAAGCGGTGCAGGTGCACCACGACATGACCAAGTCGTACCCGATCGATCCCGCGGCGTTGGGAATGCCCTTTGCGTTGCCCGACTCGGTGACGATCCAAACGCCCGCCGACAGCGCGGTGATCGTGAAGCAGGTGCTCGACAACGAGGCCGGCCCAGCCCGCGACATCACCGTGCTCAACGCCGCCGCGGCGCTGCAGGTCGGCGGCGTGGCCGATTCGCTGGAAGAAGGCCTCGAACTCGCCGCCGCCGCGATTGCCGACGGCCGGGCGAAGAACGTCCTGGACACCTTGATCCAACTCACCAACGCGTAA
- a CDS encoding TM2 domain-containing protein, with product MAADAPTPDLPPSPPAASSGAKTPSPSAKWNFAAAFLGWLLPGLGHFVLGQPQRAVVLAVTIGSLWLSGLLIGGISVIDRNDHPAWFLGQMLIAPSFAANQYRVKLVREHDGTFDPEDNPPFEPAFARAQEQGTLFTSLAGLLNLLAIIDVLYRDPRDGRDAPASPQTPSPPQGVAT from the coding sequence ATGGCCGCCGACGCCCCCACCCCCGATCTGCCCCCCAGCCCGCCCGCCGCGTCGTCTGGTGCAAAGACCCCAAGCCCCTCCGCGAAGTGGAACTTCGCCGCGGCCTTTCTCGGTTGGCTGCTGCCCGGGCTGGGGCACTTCGTCCTGGGCCAACCCCAGCGTGCGGTCGTCCTGGCGGTGACCATCGGCTCGCTCTGGTTGTCGGGGCTGCTCATCGGCGGCATCTCCGTCATCGACCGCAACGACCACCCCGCGTGGTTCCTCGGCCAGATGCTCATCGCCCCGTCCTTCGCCGCCAACCAATACCGCGTCAAGCTCGTCCGTGAACACGACGGCACCTTCGACCCCGAAGACAACCCGCCCTTCGAGCCCGCCTTCGCCCGCGCCCAGGAACAGGGCACGCTCTTCACCTCGCTCGCCGGGCTGCTCAACCTGCTGGCGATCATCGATGTGCTCTACCGCGACCCGCGCGACGGCCGTGACGCCCCCGCCTCACCCCAAACCCCGTCGCCTCCGCAAGGGGTGGCGACATGA
- a CDS encoding NUDIX hydrolase, translating into MSAPTGPELPYKIAVLCYLFDEEGRVLLLHRRKPPNRDLYSPVGGKLEQGIGESPTTCAVREIEEEVGLTIAEDDLHLTGIVSEAGYEHQTHWLMFLYEVTRPVTVERKTFDEGTLEWFSADEIEALPLPETDRKVIWPQFWAHRGRFFAVHIDCQGPEIAWRLEQSF; encoded by the coding sequence ATGTCTGCCCCCACCGGCCCCGAGCTGCCCTACAAAATCGCGGTGTTGTGCTACCTCTTCGATGAAGAAGGGCGGGTGCTCCTGCTGCACCGACGCAAGCCCCCGAACCGCGACCTCTACTCCCCCGTGGGCGGCAAGCTCGAACAGGGCATCGGCGAAAGCCCAACCACCTGCGCGGTCCGTGAGATCGAGGAAGAGGTCGGGCTCACCATCGCCGAGGACGACCTGCACCTCACCGGGATCGTCTCCGAAGCGGGCTACGAGCACCAGACCCACTGGCTGATGTTCCTCTACGAAGTCACCCGGCCCGTCACCGTCGAACGCAAGACCTTCGACGAAGGCACGCTCGAGTGGTTCTCCGCGGACGAGATCGAGGCCCTGCCGCTGCCCGAGACGGATCGCAAGGTGATCTGGCCGCAGTTCTGGGCCCACCGTGGACGTTTTTTCGCGGTCCATATCGATTGCCAGGGCCCGGAGATCGCCTGGCGGCTCGAGCAGAGCTTCTGA
- the panC gene encoding pantoate--beta-alanine ligase translates to MLICRTLDELRQARQSLGGRVALVPTMGALHAGHLAHLGYARRAADHVVVSIFVNPTQFGPHEDFNRYPRTLEVDTAKCETAGADLVFAPEAETVYPPGVPGVELTVPGVADGLEGAQRPGHFAGVCRVVLKLLNLVRPDAVTFGRKDYQQLAVVSAMINDLMLPIDIIEVPTVREDDGLAMSSRNRYLEGDERKHALGLSKALKQAQQMAADGEPDPVAIEAMMRDVMQAYHLEVDYAAVRHARTLGEIDSVVPTESVALVAGRLGKVRLIDNAVLSETMP, encoded by the coding sequence ATGCTGATCTGCAGAACCCTTGACGAGTTACGACAGGCCCGACAATCTCTGGGTGGACGTGTCGCGTTGGTCCCGACGATGGGGGCACTGCACGCCGGGCACCTGGCCCACCTGGGGTACGCCCGCCGAGCCGCGGATCACGTGGTGGTCAGCATCTTTGTGAACCCGACCCAGTTCGGCCCGCACGAAGACTTCAACCGCTACCCACGCACGCTCGAAGTCGACACCGCCAAGTGCGAGACAGCAGGGGCGGATCTGGTGTTCGCACCCGAGGCCGAGACGGTGTATCCGCCGGGCGTGCCGGGCGTAGAGCTGACCGTGCCGGGCGTGGCGGACGGGCTGGAAGGGGCCCAGCGCCCCGGGCACTTCGCCGGCGTCTGCCGGGTGGTGCTGAAGCTGCTCAACCTGGTGCGGCCCGATGCGGTGACGTTCGGCCGAAAGGACTACCAGCAGCTCGCGGTCGTCAGCGCGATGATCAACGACCTGATGCTGCCGATCGACATCATCGAGGTGCCGACCGTGCGCGAAGACGACGGCCTGGCGATGAGCAGCCGCAACCGGTATCTGGAAGGCGACGAGCGCAAGCACGCTCTCGGTCTGTCCAAAGCACTGAAGCAGGCCCAGCAGATGGCGGCCGACGGCGAGCCAGACCCCGTCGCGATCGAGGCGATGATGCGTGATGTGATGCAGGCCTACCACCTCGAGGTCGACTACGCCGCCGTGCGTCACGCCCGGACACTGGGCGAGATCGACAGCGTGGTGCCCACCGAAAGCGTGGCCCTCGTCGCGGGTCGGCTGGGGAAGGTTCGGCTGATCGACAACGCGGTGCTGAGCGAGACGATGCCGTAG
- a CDS encoding glycosyltransferase, with protein sequence MHTALLTNTAWLDDELTAFQQLTVGLIDEQVKLTRIMPADVGGKSLGLGDSSLFGRKLTWRESKFAAVNHRRIVKLCDAIDHEGAELLHAMHGDLWQPAAIIGDQLDLPVVFNASSLDDVRQATKLVRQLNPTRSVFCATTEPIAHELRDRTQNLVRVETIVPGVHVGDPHLNNRTPGEAPCIAVCGDGVMDDQYQYLLEGIALLVAERPDVQFFFDGQRTDQHQVWKAAQRLNLLGNLSFVPRRLGHREMLLMADAIVHPQTLERSRSVTLLAMAHAVPVLAAADDMLDYLIPDHTAWLVDEPDANAWAELLMRVVREPDDAADLGMRSRAWVHDERLASDQIERILSLYRSTAGSPLPFPG encoded by the coding sequence ATGCACACGGCGCTGCTGACCAACACCGCGTGGCTGGACGACGAGCTGACCGCGTTTCAACAGCTCACCGTCGGGCTGATCGATGAGCAGGTCAAGCTCACGCGGATCATGCCCGCCGACGTCGGCGGCAAGAGCCTGGGGCTGGGCGATTCGTCGCTCTTCGGCCGGAAGCTGACGTGGCGCGAATCCAAGTTCGCGGCGGTCAACCACCGGCGGATCGTCAAGCTCTGCGACGCGATCGACCACGAAGGCGCCGAGCTGCTCCACGCCATGCACGGCGACCTCTGGCAGCCCGCCGCCATCATCGGCGACCAACTCGACCTGCCCGTCGTTTTCAACGCCTCGTCCCTCGACGACGTCCGCCAGGCGACCAAACTCGTGCGACAACTCAACCCGACGCGCAGCGTCTTCTGCGCGACCACCGAGCCCATCGCCCACGAGCTGCGCGACCGCACGCAGAATCTGGTCCGCGTCGAAACCATCGTGCCCGGCGTCCACGTGGGCGATCCCCACCTCAACAACCGCACCCCCGGCGAAGCCCCGTGTATCGCGGTCTGCGGCGACGGGGTGATGGACGACCAGTACCAATACCTTCTCGAAGGCATCGCCCTGCTCGTCGCCGAGCGCCCGGATGTACAGTTCTTCTTCGACGGCCAACGCACCGACCAGCACCAGGTCTGGAAAGCCGCGCAACGGTTGAACCTCCTGGGCAACCTCTCGTTCGTCCCCCGGCGTTTGGGCCACCGCGAGATGCTGCTCATGGCCGACGCCATCGTCCACCCCCAAACGCTGGAGCGGTCGCGCAGCGTCACGTTGCTTGCGATGGCTCACGCGGTACCCGTGCTCGCGGCGGCGGACGACATGCTCGACTACCTCATCCCCGACCATACCGCGTGGCTGGTGGACGAGCCCGACGCCAACGCCTGGGCGGAACTGCTCATGCGCGTGGTGCGTGAGCCCGACGACGCGGCGGACCTGGGCATGCGGTCCCGCGCCTGGGTTCACGATGAACGCCTGGCCTCCGACCAGATCGAGCGGATCCTCAGCTTGTATCGCAGCACCGCCGGCTCGCCACTGCCGTTCCCGGGGTGA
- a CDS encoding N5-glutamine methyltransferase family protein, whose translation MDTWTTRKLLSWTTQHFEDKGVDSPRVAAEMLLGHVLDVPRLKLYMEPDRPASEEERQTFRELVTRAGKHEPVDYLIGKAPFFGLELRVTPAVLIPRPSTETIIEYVLQAVRSPQRVAEALPVFAEEQVQPRDSASAPAGELTYEPEPMPEESQTESEAIATEQEDSAFEPPAPKPAPGFNGRIADVCTGSGAIAVTLATQLPEATFVATDLSEDALAIARQNAEDHGVADRIEFRHGSLYEPLGDERFDFVLSNPPYISDAEWAEVLPNVKDYEPTMALRSGADGLDHLRPLIADASRYLLPQGQILLEMSSTQADAVERFASEAGLSDIAVLKDHEEFPRIVVGRATGAQ comes from the coding sequence ATGGACACCTGGACGACCCGCAAGCTCCTGTCATGGACGACCCAGCATTTTGAGGACAAGGGCGTGGATTCCCCCCGCGTCGCGGCGGAGATGCTGCTCGGGCATGTCTTGGATGTCCCCCGATTGAAGCTGTACATGGAGCCGGACCGTCCCGCTTCCGAAGAGGAACGGCAGACGTTTCGCGAACTGGTCACCCGGGCGGGCAAGCATGAGCCTGTAGATTACCTCATCGGCAAAGCCCCGTTTTTCGGGCTGGAGCTGCGGGTGACTCCCGCGGTGCTCATCCCCCGACCGAGCACCGAGACGATCATCGAGTATGTCCTGCAAGCGGTGCGCTCGCCCCAACGCGTGGCTGAGGCGCTTCCGGTATTCGCTGAAGAGCAGGTCCAACCCCGCGATTCAGCATCGGCCCCCGCCGGCGAACTCACCTACGAACCCGAGCCGATGCCGGAAGAATCCCAGACCGAGTCGGAAGCCATCGCGACCGAGCAGGAAGACTCCGCGTTTGAGCCGCCCGCTCCCAAGCCCGCGCCGGGTTTCAACGGCCGGATCGCCGACGTCTGCACCGGCAGCGGCGCGATTGCTGTGACCCTGGCGACGCAGCTGCCCGAAGCCACCTTCGTCGCCACCGACCTCAGCGAAGACGCTTTGGCAATCGCCCGACAGAACGCCGAGGACCACGGCGTGGCCGACCGCATCGAGTTCCGCCACGGCAGCCTCTACGAGCCGTTGGGCGATGAGCGTTTTGATTTCGTGTTGAGCAACCCGCCGTACATCAGCGACGCGGAGTGGGCCGAGGTGTTGCCCAACGTGAAAGACTACGAGCCGACGATGGCGCTGCGCAGCGGTGCCGACGGACTGGACCACCTGCGTCCGCTGATCGCCGACGCCTCCCGCTATCTCTTGCCTCAAGGACAAATCCTGCTGGAGATGTCTTCGACCCAGGCGGACGCGGTTGAGCGCTTCGCCTCGGAAGCGGGGCTCAGCGACATCGCGGTGTTGAAAGACCACGAAGAGTTCCCACGGATCGTTGTGGGTCGGGCCACGGGTGCGCAATAA
- a CDS encoding HNH endonuclease, translated as MTGSPTALNSHVLVLNKLWMAIRVVDARKAFSMLVRDMAEVIRVDDGSYTGHGFADWAELSQARAEFEIHEDDPAYEYVQTVRMHLAVPKIIRLLGYDRLPEQGVKLNRRNIFARDHNRCQYCGKHFSTNELSLDHVIPRSQGGGASWANLVCCCVGCNSKKGGRTPEQARMPLIRKPVKPRRNPAISLRVGHDKYASWRNFLDNAYWSVELK; from the coding sequence ATGACCGGATCGCCTACCGCACTCAACAGCCACGTGCTTGTACTCAACAAGTTGTGGATGGCCATCCGTGTCGTCGATGCCCGCAAAGCCTTTTCCATGCTCGTCCGCGACATGGCGGAAGTGATCCGGGTGGACGACGGCAGCTACACCGGGCACGGCTTCGCCGACTGGGCCGAGCTCTCCCAGGCCCGGGCCGAGTTCGAGATCCACGAAGACGATCCCGCCTACGAATACGTCCAGACGGTCCGCATGCATCTGGCCGTACCCAAGATCATCCGGCTGTTGGGCTACGACCGCCTGCCCGAGCAGGGCGTCAAGCTCAACCGCCGCAACATCTTTGCCCGCGACCACAACCGCTGCCAATACTGCGGCAAGCACTTCTCGACCAACGAGCTGAGCCTCGACCACGTGATCCCCCGTTCGCAGGGCGGCGGAGCGAGCTGGGCCAACCTGGTCTGCTGCTGCGTGGGCTGCAACTCGAAGAAAGGCGGCCGAACGCCGGAACAGGCCCGGATGCCGCTGATCCGCAAGCCCGTGAAGCCCCGCCGCAACCCCGCGATCAGCCTCCGCGTGGGGCACGACAAGTACGCCTCCTGGCGCAACTTCCTGGACAACGCCTACTGGTCGGTCGAGCTCAAATAG